In Haematobia irritans isolate KBUSLIRL chromosome 1, ASM5000362v1, whole genome shotgun sequence, a genomic segment contains:
- the Ppn gene encoding proteoglycan-like sulfated glycoprotein papilin isoform X3 has translation MDLSRRSRLPPLIVFIVIIGTQTSQARFFGDRLKRQNGANMYLPASSIIPGGEGDDPQEWTEWSSPSECSRSCGGGVSYQMRECLRTGPDGSPMCTGGNRKYFSCNTQDCPEEEGDFRAQQCSRFDHQSFDGIFYEWVPYTSAPNPCELNCMPKGERFYYRHKAKVIDGTRCNDKDLNVCVDGQCQPVGCDMMLGSDAKEDSCRKCGGDGTTCRTLKDRFTTSNLASGYNDILLIPSGATNIRIEETNPSNNYLACRNLASHYYLNGNWRIDFPRPMFFAGSWWNYQRKPTGFAAPDHLTCRGPITEPIYIVMLVQDRNVSIDYEYSIPQSVSSSTPDVYTWTHMEYGPCTASCGGGKQSRTVTCNNRLNLEEVDPSLCDQKAKPAETQECGTEPCAPHWDTTEWGKCSKGCGADGVQTRNVSCVRISPSGERTVEDDSVCLQEVGNKPADQQECNRDVKNCPKYHLGPWTPCDKLCGEGKKTRKVTCYIEENGRKKVLSDEDCVEEKPETEAECMLAPCEGVDWILSQWSGCDACGQTTETRTAICGSKSGKVYPEEFCAPEVPLTTRPCESKKCSTQWFTSEWSKCSSPCGKGVQSRIVLCGEFDGKTVTKVADDSKCDAATKPEGSQECEGEEKECPGQWFTGPWESCSKPCGGGERQREILCLANGTKSSNCDEAKMEALSEKCNTQPCTEDAVLPLDSTDKPISDEDDEDCEEEDDEDLKLVTSKMSEDLKISDGIELDEDTTLSSLMTDELMMSDSTPPTDTTDDGITTSEGSGDDFSSMVTEGSGDTESTAESDVTEATTESTGSTIDSSDSTGDTTESSGSTEVSSSTDASVSTDVSGSTDSSDSTDASGTTDTSVSTDVSGSTEASVSTDVSGSTEASVSTEAVSGSTDVSVSTDMSGATDASASTDSSGTTDASGPTESSVSTEAVSGSTDESASTDVSGSTEAPGSTESFTGSTEVSSSTDETASTDVSSSTDSSASTDVSDTTESSSSVSTESTTEVTTDTTSSDTTDTTVTESTDTTASSDTTVSSDTTGSSDTTVSASTDASGSTESTASSASTESPSTDSSGSTEASSDASGATQSSGSTDASGSTDASGPTDASGATESSDSTDMTTDGSDSTDSTDSSVSTDVSGSTESPATGLTTESGSTDESTELSGSTESAGPSESTVSGATEGTDITTESGVSVSTSEGSSTDVSDVTTEGVSGETTLESGAADETTDASGSSTTSDGLSTSSGVFDSTTESSGDTSLSTGEFTTTDIWASTDEEDMDKSTPNTLEAIVTKESKPKRCKAKKGKDCKKTEHGCCPDGKTIAKGPFDKGCPIPKTCKDTEFGCCPDGVSPAEGTKNKGCPKSQCAETLFGCCPDKYTPAEGEDGEGCPEPTTEPPTTTTEMSEEESTMESQTEDMQGSTDSSASEATEEPETVKSCAFGEFGCCPDGVTAATGANFEGCAVAPEIDPRDCRASQYGCCRDGRTPATGPNNEGCPACAEEPFGCCPDKETPAHGPLGEGCCLNSPYGCCPDNINSARGPNFEDCDCKYAPYGCCPDNKTAARGPSNEGCGCENSQFGCCPDKLTPAQGPKFEGCACHTLQFGCCPDGITIAQGPHHYGCHCSQTEHKCCPDDKTPAKGPNFEGCTCLESKHGCCPDGVTEAKGDKFEGCENVKEPPQKSCGLPKETGPCGNFSIKYFFDTSYGACAKFWYGGCEGNGNRFETEGDCKATCQDYTGKEACYLPKSSGPCTAHISKWYFDADRGRCEEFKYGGCFGTNNRFDTKEECQSLCSVSETTPPCDQPVDEGPCEGNFERWFYDNQTDVCRPFRYGGCKGNKNNYATEHACNYHCRQPGVHKDYCSLPKQTGDCSEKHPRWHYSEADKKCMPFYYTGCGGNKNNFPSLESCEDHCPREVAKDVCEIPAEVGDCTNYQPMWYYDTKDQRCRQFYYGGCGGNENKFASEETCMQRCEKKPEPEPEPQPQPAAPSQPQQPAASTNVCDQPQDTGPCANYTLLWYYNSERDVCSQFYYGGCEGNGNRFNTQEECSRHCIRESPQEPERQPEVHAPPPPSAPETPAEENICLLAQDMGDCDAYVPMWYFDAQESRCNMFYYGGCGGNGNRFATESECNNRCLAEPSEDFANRFGEPESEPEPSTENENSSKCFLPAASGNCLDNEVRWYYNSEDGVCDQFMFTGCAGNANNYATESECEDECFLVHKTCQLPPLRGNCNETMIRWYFNEAEGRCNEFEFTGCRGNRNNFVTEQECMSRCGSGEPPAPAYSVCDQPMEAGECDNNTLAWYYDGETLACVAFTYTGCGGNGNRFHTKEQCERQCGELKGVEPEITNEVLPTNRCEDYERECRSLSCPYGVNRVAVDGECQRCECDNPCADYTCPEGQQCAVEVSEERSGEFKPSCRLITKPGTCPQLSAADGACSRECYTDADCRENNKCCSNGCGFVCVHPAVPTRPTSAPTTPAPVVIYPGEVKVSLEPKQKPELDVQTPTGGIAVLRCFATGNPAPNVTWSRNNVVVDTNQGRYVLTSSGDLTIVQVRQTDSGSYVCVASNGLGEPVRREIELQVTDPVPMPAYVYGEKNITQIVTLNRPAVVRCPAGGHPTPMVHWWRNRSRLPLLSDHFELARDYSLTFRSVQLSDLGPYTCEAWNRLSLRPSSIKVTLYAVGPARAATNEDAQYLQYVIEPPKPPVTHSPSYPYRPTRPPAVPPPYVPVNAVIGMDASNTYAQGSTVNMGCSVQGYPTPNVTWTKDGLPLIPSERVQISVGAPYRVIINNVSAADSGRYGCKAANSVSYSISEEKINIQSTIPLSPECMDNEHFANCKLIVRGHYCKNKYYATFCCRSCALAGQLPDVPK, from the exons ATTACCGCCCTTGATAGTATTCATTGTAATCATAGGTACTCAGACGTCACAAGCCAGATTT TTTGGTGATCGTCTAAAAAGACAAAATGGTGCCAATATGTATTTACCCGCTAGTTCAATTATTCCCGGAGGAGAAGGTGATGACCCACAAGAGTGGACAGAATGGAGTTCTCCCTCAGAGTGCTCTCGATCATGTGGAGGCGGTGTATCCTATCAAATGAGGGAATGTCTAAGGACAGG CCCTGATGGATCACCCATGTGCACGGGTGGAAATCGCAAATACTTTTCTTGCAATACCCAAGATTGTCCCGAGGAAGAGGGCGATTTTCGAGCCCAACAATGTTCTCGTTTCGACCATCAATCCTTTGATGGCATCTTTTATGAATGGGTACCTTACACTAGTGCCCCTAATCCCTGTGAATTGAATTGTATGCCTAAGGGAGAAAGATTCTATTATCGCCACAAAGCAAAGGTGATCGATGGAACCCGTTGTAATGATAAGGATTTGAATGTGTGCGTGGATGGTCAGTGTCAacctgtgggttgtgatatgatGTTGGGTTCCGATGCCAAGGAAGACAGTTGCCGTAAATGTGGCGGTGATGGCACAACATGTCGAACTCTGAAGGATCGATTCACCACAAGCAATCTGGCAAGTGGTTACAATGATATTCTTTTGATCCCAAGTGGTGCCACAAATATACGCATTGAAGAAACCAATCCTTCTAACAATTATTTGGCATGTAGAAACCTTGCTAGTCACTATTATCTCAATGGCAATTGGCGTATTGACTTCCCGCGACCGATGTTCTTTGCTGGCTCTTGGTGGAATTATCAACGTAAACCTACTGGTTTTGCTGCCCCCGATCATCTCACATGTCGTGGTCCCATAACAGAGCCCATTTATATCGTGATGTTGGTACAAGACAGAAATGTTAGCATTGACTACGAATATAGTATACCACAGTCAGTGAGTTCGAGTACACCCGATGTATATACCTGGACCCATATGGAATATGGACCATGCACCGCATCTTGTGGAGGTGGTAAACAAAGTCGCACTGTTACATGTAACAATCGTCTCAATTTGGAGGAGGTTGATCCCAGTTTATGTGACCAGAAAGCAAAACCTGCTGAAACTCAGGAGTGTGGTACTGAGCCTTGTGCTCCCCATTGGGATACGACGGAATGGGGAAAATGCTCGAAAGGATGCGGAGCCGATGGTGTGCAAACTCGTAATGTTTCCTGTGTGCGTATCTCTCCTTCTGGAGAGCGTACTGTGGAGGATGATTCTGTTTGCTTACAGGAAGTTGGTAATAAACCAGCCGATCAGCAGGAATGTAATCGTGATGTGAAAAATTGTCCCAAATATCATTTGGGTCCATGGACTCCC TGTGACAAATTATGTGGTGAAGGTAAGAAGACACGCAAGGTGACATGCTACATTGAAGAAAACGGTCGCAAGAAGGTATTGAGTGATGAGGACTGTGTTGAGGAAAAACCAGAGACGGAAGCAGAATGTATGTTGGCTCCTTGTGAAGGTGTCGATTGGATTTTATCTCAATGGAGTGGG tgtgacGCCTGTGGCCAAACGACGGAAACCCGTACAGCCATTTGTGGCTCTAAATCTGGAAAAGTATATCCCGAAGAGTTTTGTGCTCCCGAAGTTCCTTTAACTACCAGACCCTGTGAATCGAAGAAGTGCAGTACACAATGGTTTACATCTGAGTGGAGCAAATGTTCCTCTCCATGCGGTAAAGGTGTCCAATCCCGTATTGTTCTTTGTGGTGAATTTGATGGTAAAACTGTTACCAAGGTTGCTGACGATTCTAAATGTGATGCTGCAACCAAACCTGAAGGATCTCAAGAATGTGAGGGAGAAGAAAAGGAATGTCCCGGACAATGGTTTACTGGTCCATGGGAATCGTGCAGCAAACCTTGCGGAGGAGGAGAAAGGCAACGTGAAATTTTGTGCTTGGCTAATGGTACTAAGTCTTCCAACTGTGATGAAGCCAAGATGGAAGCATTATCAGAGAAATGTAATACTCAACCATGTACAGAAGACGCCGTATTGCCTTTGGATAGTACTGATAAACCAATTTCTGATGAGGATGACGAAGACTGTGAAGAGGAAGACGATGAAGATCTTAAGTTGGTTACATCTAAGATGAGTGAAGATTTGAAGATTTCTGATGGAATTGAGCTGGACGAAGATACAACATTGTCATCATTAATGACTGATGAATTGATGATGAGCGATAGCACTCCACCAACAGATACAACCGATGATGGTATAACGACAAGTGAAGGTTCTGGAGATGACTTCTCTAGCATGGTAACTGAAGGCAGCGGAGATACGGAATCAACAGCAGAGTCCGATGTTACTGAGGCCACAACAGAATCAACTGGGTCCACAATTGATTCTTCTGACTCAACAGGGGACACTACTGAATCTTCGGGATCTACTGAAGTATCATCTTCCACTGATGCCTCTGTTTCCACCGATGTTTCCGGATCAACAGATTCCTCAGATTCAACTGATGCTTCAGGAACTACAGATACTTCCGTTTCGACCGATGTTTCAGGATCAACTGAAGCTTCCGTATCCACTGACGTTTCAGGATCAACTGAGGCTTCAGTATCGACAGAAGCTGTATCTGGCTCAACAGATGTCTCTGTATCGACAGATATGTCTGGAGCAACTGATGCGTCTGCATCTACAGATAGTTCTGGAACCACTGATGCTTCTGGTCCCACCGAATCGTCAGTTTCTACCGAAGCTGTTTCAGGCTCAACTGATGAATCTGCATCAACTGATGTATCTGGTTCAACGGAAGCTCCTGGATCAACGGAATCATTTACTGGTTCAACGGAAGTTTCTTCCTCAACAGATGAGACTGCTTCAACCGACGTTTCTAGTTCAACAGATTCCTCTGCATCAACTGATGTGTCCGACACAACAGAATCATCGTCCTCAGTCTCTACGGAATCGACAACAGAAGTTACTACAGACACTACGTCAAGTGACACTACCGATACAACTGTTACTGAATCTACTGACACCACTGCCTCGTCTGACACTACTGTTTCGTCTGATACTACTGGTTCGTCTGATACTACTGTGTCCGCTTCAACTGATGCTTCCGGCTCCACAGAATCTACAGCATCTTCCGCTTCAACTGAGTCCCCATCAACTGATTCATCTGGCTCTACCGAAGCTTCATCTGATGCTTCTGGAGCAACACAATCCTCCGGTTCTACAGACGCTTCAGGTTCAACCGATGCTTCTGGTCCAACTGACGCTTCTGGCGCAACCGAATCTTCAGACTCAACGGACATGACCACAGATGGTTCCGATTCTACCGATTCCACGGATAGCTCAGTTTCAACCGATGTCTCAGGTTCAACGGAATCTCCCGCTACTGGTCTTACTACAGAATCCGGTTCCACAGATGAATCAACAGAGTTATCTGGGTCAACCGAATCAGCAGGACCATCAGAATCCACTGTTAGCGGTGCAACTGAGGGTACGGATATCACTACAGAGTCAGGAGTATCGGTTAGTACATCAGAAGGCAGCTCTACAGATGTTAGTGATGTTACTACGGAAGGAGTGTCAGGCGAAACTACGCTTGAATCAGGAGCTGCAGATGAAACAACAGATGCTTCCGGTTCAAGTACAACTTCGGACGGTCTGTCCACTTCATCAGGTGTCTTTGATTCAACAACGGAAAGTTCAGGAGACACGTCTTTGTCGACAGGCGAATTCACGACTACAGACATTTGGGCCAGTACAGATGAGGAAGATATGGACAAGAGTACTCCCAATACATTGGAAGCAATTGTCACTAAAGAGTCCAAACCAAAGAGATGTAAAGCCAAGAAGGGTAAAGATTGTAAGAAAACGGAACATGGATGTTGCCCAGATGGTAAGACTATTGCCAAAGGACCATTCGATAAAGGATGCCCGATCCCCAAGACTTGCAAAGATACAGAGTTTGGTTGTTGCCCTGATGGTGTATCACCGGCTGAAGGAACCAAAAACAAAGGATGTCCCAAATCTCAATGCGCCGAAACCTTATTTGGATGTTGTCCCGATAAATACACACCTGCCGAAGGAGAAGATGGCGAAGGATGCCCAGAACCAACTACAGAACCTCCAACCACCACAACTGAAATGTCTGAAGAAGAATCAACAATGGAAAGTCAAACTGAAGATATGCAAGGCTCAACTGATAGTTCTGCAAGTGAAGCCACAGAGGAACCTGAAACAGTTAAATCATGTGCATTTGGTGAATTCGGTTGTTGCCCAGATGGTGTTACGGCGGCCACAGGTGCCAACTTTGAGGGTTGCGCTGTTGCACCCGAAATTGATCCCAGAGATTGCAGGGCTTCGCAATATGGTTGTTGCCGCGATGGCCGTACTCCAGCTACTGGTCCCAATAACGAAGGCTGTCCGGCATGTGCTGAAGAACCATTCGGTTGCTGCCCTGACAAGGAGACACCAGCCCATGGTCCATTGGGTGAAGGTTGTTGTTTGAATTCGCCTTATGGGTGTTGTCCCGACAACATTAACAGTGCTCGAGGCCCCAACTTTGAAGATTGTGATTGTAAATATGCTCCCTACGGTTGTTGCCCCGACAATAAAACTGCGGCCCGTGGACCTAGCAATGAAGGTTGTGGCTGCGAAAACTCCCAATTCGGTTGTTGTCCCGACAAACTTACCCCAGCTCAAGGACCCAAGTTTGAGGGATGTGCTTGTCATACCTTGCAATTCGGCTGCTGTCCTGATGGAATCACCATTGCTCAAGGCCCTCATCATTATGGTTGCCATTGCTCCCAAACGGAACACAAATGCTGCCCTGATGATAAAACTCCCGCTAAAGGACCCAATTTCGAAGGATGCACTTGCTTGGAAAGTAAACATGGTTGTTGTCCAGATGGTGTTACAGAGGCCAAAGGCGATAAATTCGAAGGTTGCGAAAATGTCAAGGAGCCACCACAGAAATCATGTGGCTTACCCAAGGAGACCGGTCCATGTGGAAACTTCAGCATCAAATACTTCTTTGATACATCCTACGGAGCTTGTGCCAAGTTCTGGTATGGTGGCTGTGAAGGAAATGGAAATCGTTTCGAAACTGAAGGTGACTGTAAAGCGACCTGTCAAGACTACACAGGAAAAGAGGCCTGCTATCTACCCAAAAGCTCTGGTCCATGCACCGCTCACATTAGCAAATGGTACTTCGATGCGGATCGTGGCCGTTGcgaagaatttaaatatggtgGTTGCTTCGGTACCAACAATCGTTTCGATACCAAAGAGGAATGCCAGTCCTTGTGTTCAGTTAGTGAGACCACAC cacCCTGCGATCAACCTGTTGACGAAGGTCCATGTGAGGGTAACTTTGAACGTTGGTTCTATGATAACCAAACCGATGTATGCCGTCCATTCAGATACGGAGGCTGCAAAGGCAACAAGAACAACTATGCCACAGAACATGCTTGCAACTACCATTGTCGTCAACCGGGAGTCCACAAAG ACTATTGCTCGCTTCCTAAGCAAACCGGTGATTGCAGTGAGAAACATCCACGTTGGCATTACAGCGAGGCCGATAAGAAATGCATGCCATTCTATTACACTGGCTGTGGTGGCAACAAGAACAATTTCCCCTCATTGGAGTCATGCGAGGATCATTGTCCACGAGAAGTTG cCAAGGATGTATGCGAAATTCCAGCAGAGGTGGGAGATTGTACAAACTATCAGCCCATGTGGTACTATGACACCAAGGACCAACGTTGTCGTCAATTCTACTATGGTGGATGTGGAGGCAATGAGAATAAGTTTGCTTCCGAGGAAACTTGTATGCAGCGATGTGAGAAGAAACCTGAACCGGAACCCGAACCTCAGCCCCAACCTGCGGCACCATCTCAGCCTCAGCAACCGGCAGCCAGTACCAATGTTTGCGATCAGCCACAGGATACAGGTCCTTGTGCTAATTACACTTTGCTTTGGTACTACAACAGTGAACGCGATGTTTGCTCTCAATTCTATTATGGCGGTTGTGAGGGTAATGGAAATCGCTTCAATACCCAAGAGGAATGTAGTCGACATTGTATTAGAGAATCACCTCAAGAACCAGAACGTCAACCGGAAGTCCATGCACCTCCACCACCATCGGCTCCCGAAACTCCGGCTGAAGAGAATATCTGCTTGCTCGCCCAGGATATGGGCGATTGTGATGCATATGTTCCCATGTGGTATTTCGATGCCCAGGAATCCCGCTGTAATATGTTCTACTATGGTGGTTGTGGTGGTAATGGTAATCGTTTTGCCACAGAAAGTGAATGTAACAATCGCTGTCTGGCTGAAccttctgaagattttgctaacCGATTTGGAGAACCCGAATCGGAACCAGAACCTAGTACAGAAAATGAAAACAGCAGCAAATGTTTCCTACCAGCAGCATCCGGTAATTGTCTGGACAATGAGGTTCGTTGGTATTATAACAGTGAAGATGGTGTCTGTGATCAGTTTATGTTCACCGGATGTGCTGGCAATGCCAATAATTATGCCACGGAATCTGAATGTGAAGATGAATGTTTCTTGGTACACAAAACTTGTCAGCTTCCTCCTTTGAGAGGCAATTGTAATGAGACAATGATTAGATGGTATTTCAATGAGGCCGAAGGTAGATGTAATGAATTCGAATTTACCGGATGTCGTGGAAATCGCAATAACTTTGTAACCGAGCAAGAGTGTATGTCACGTTGCGGTAGTGGAGAACCCCCAGCACCA GCCTATTCTGTGTGCGATCAACCTATGGAAGCTGGCGAATGTGATAACAATACCTTGGCCTGGTATTATGATGGTGAGACATTAGCTTGCGTTGCCTTCACTTACACGGGATGCGGTGGTAATGGCAATCGCTTCCACACCAAAGAACAATGTGAACGTCAATGTGGCGAACTCAAAGGAGTGG AACCCGAAATTACTAACGAAGTGTTGCCTACCAACCGTTGCGAGGATTACGAAAGAGAATGCCGTTCCCTATCTTGCCCCTATGGAGTAAACCGAGTGGCCGTCGATGGAGAATGCCAGAGATGTGAATGTGACAATCCTTGTGCCGATTACACATGCCCCGAAGGTCAACAATGTGCCGTTGAAGTTTCCGAGGAACGGTCGGGAGAATTTAAACCTTCCTGCCGTCTCATTACCAAACCTGGAACTTGCCCACAGCTGAGTGCCGCCGATGGTGCCTGTAGTAGGGAATGTTATACCGATGCTGACTGCCGTGAGAACAATAAGTGTTGCAGCAATGGTTGCGGCTTCGTCTGCGTCCATCCAGCTGTCCCAACAAGACCCACATCAGCTCCCACTACACCAGCCCCCGTTGTTATCTATCCCGGAGAGGTTAAGGTATCATTGGAGCCCAAACAGAAACCTGAATTGGATGTACAAACCCCAACAGGAGGTATTGCTGTATTGAGATGCTTTGCCACAGGAAATCCAGCACCCAATGTGACCTGGTCTCGTAACAATGTTGTG GTGGATACCAACCAGGGCCGCTATGTGTTGACCTCAAGTGGAGATTTGACTATTGTCCAAGTCCGTCAAACAGATAGTGGTTCATATGTATGCGTTGCCAGCAATGGTTTGGGTGAACCAGTAAGACGTGAAATTGAATTGCAAGTCACAG ATCCCGTCCCTATGCCTGCCTATGTCTATGGTGAAAAGAATATCACACAAATTGTAACCCTCAATAGACCCGCTGTGGTGCGTTGTCCTGCTGGTGGTCATCCAACACCAATGGTTCATTGGTGGCGTAATCGTAGTCGTTTGCCATTGTTGAgtgaccatttcgaattggctcGTGACTATTCGCTGACATTCCGTTCTGTGCAATTGTCCGATTTGGGTCCATACACATGTGAGGCCTGGAATCGTTTGAGCCTTCGTCCTTCGTCGATTAAGGTTACTCTGTATGCTGTGGGTCCGGCCAGAGCTGCGACCAATGAAGATGCCCAATATTTGCAATATGTCATCGAACCTCCAAAGCCTCCTGTTACACATAGCCCTTCGTATCCTTACCGCCCAACTAGACCACCAGCAGTTCCACCACCATATG TACCTGTCAATGCTGTCATTGGTATGGATGCTTCGAATACATATGCCCAAGGATCAACTGTCAACATGGGATGCTCCGTTCAAGGATATCCCACACCTAATGTAACATGGACTAAGGATGGTTTACCTTTAATACCAAGTGAACGAGTACAAATATCTGTCG GTGCCCCATATCGAGTCATTATCAATAATGTTAGTGCCGCCGATTCCGGCAGATATGGTTGCAAGGCGGCCAATTCTGTCAGCTATAGTATTAGTGAGGAGAAGATAAATATTCAAT CGACAATACCATTGAGTCCCGAGTGTATGGACAACGAACATTTCGCCAATTGCAAGCTAATCGTAAGAGGTCATTACTGCAAGAACAAATACTATGCCACATTCTGTTGCCGATCGTGTGCCTTGGCGGGTCAATTGCCTGATGTTCCCAAATGA